One Bos indicus isolate NIAB-ARS_2022 breed Sahiwal x Tharparkar chromosome 10, NIAB-ARS_B.indTharparkar_mat_pri_1.0, whole genome shotgun sequence DNA window includes the following coding sequences:
- the FLRT2 gene encoding leucine-rich repeat transmembrane protein FLRT2, translating into MGLQTTQGPGQRAFFLKSWLLISLGLSSQVSKFLACPSVCRCDRNFVYCNERSLTSVPLGIPEGVTVLYLHNNQINNAGFPAELHNVQSVHTVYLYGNQLDEFPMNLPKNVRVLHLQENNIQTISRAALAQLLKLEELHLDDNSISTVGVEDGAFREALSLKLLFLSKNHLSSVPVGLPVDLQELRVDENRIAVISDMAFQNLTSLERLIVDGNLLTNKGIAEGTFGHLTKLKEFSIVRNSLSRPPPDLPGTHLVRLYLQDNQINHIPLTAFSNLRKLERLDISNNQLRMLTQGVFDSLSNLKQLTARNNPWFCDCSIKWVTEWLRHIPASLNVRGFMCQGPEQVRGMAVRELNMNLLSCPTTTPGLPPLTPAPSSASPVTQPTTFSAPIPSRSYTPLSPTASKPPTIPEWDGRERVTPPLSERIQLSIRFVNDTSIQVGWLSLFTVMAYKLTWVKMGHSLVGGIVQERIVSGEKQHLSLVNLEPRSTYRICLVPLDAFNYRAVEDTICSEATTHDSYVNNGSNTASSHEQTTSHSLGSPFLLAGLIGGAVIFVLVVLLSVFCWHMHRKGRYTSQKWKYNRGRRKDDYCEAGTKKDNSILEMTETSFQIVSLNNDQLLKGDFRLQPIYTPNGGINYTDCHIPNNMRYCNSSVPDLEHCHT; encoded by the coding sequence ATGGGCCTACAGACCACACAGGGGCCCGGCCAGCGGGCTTTTTTCCTGAAATCTTGGCTTCTCATTTCCCTGGGGCTCTCCTCACAAGTGTCAAAATTCCTGGCGTGCCCTAGTGTGTGTCGCTGTGACAGGAACTTTGTCTACTGTAACGAGCGAAGCTTGACCTCAGTGCCTCTTGGGATCCCGGAGGGCGTCACTGTACTCTACCTCCATAACAACCAAATTAATAATGCTGGGTTTCCTGCAGAACTGCACAACGTCCAGTCTGTGCACACCGTCTACCTTTACGGCAACCAACTGGACGAATTCCCCATGAACCTCCCCAAGAACGTCCGCGTCCTCCACCTGCAGGAAAACAACATTCAGACCATTTCACGGGCGGCCCTGGCCCAGCTCCTGAAGCTGGAGGAGCTGCACCTGGATGATAACTCCATCTCCACCGTGGGCGTGGAAGACGGGGCCTTCCGCGAGGCCCTGAGCCTCAAGTTGCTGTTCCTGTCCAAGAACCACCTCAGCAGTGTGCCAGTGGGCCTCCCTGTGGACCTGCAGGAGCTGCGTGTGGATGAGAACCGCATCGCTGTCATCTCAGACATGGCCTTCCAGAACCTCACGAGCTTGGAGCGTCTGATCGTGGATGGGAACCTCCTGACCAACAAGGGCATCGCCGAGGGCACCTTCGGCCACCTCACCAAGCTCAAGGAATTCTCCATCGTCCGGAACTCGCTCTCCCGCCCGCCTCCTGACCTCCCGGGTACACACCTGGTCAGGCTCTACCTGCAGGACAACCAGATCAACCACATCCCTTTGACAGCCTTCTCCAACCTCCGGAAGCTGGAACGGCTGGACATCTCCAACAACCAGCTGCGCATGTTGACTCAAGGGGTCTTCGACAGCCTCTCCAACCTGAAGCAGCTCACCGCTCGGAACAACCCTTGGTTTTGTGACTGCAGCATTAAATGGGTCACGGAGTGGCTCAGACACATCCCTGCCTCGCTCAACGTACGAGGTTTCATGTGCCAAGGTCCCGAGCAAGTCAGGGGCATGGCCGTGCGGGAGCTGAATATGAATCTGTTGTCTTGCCCCACCACAACCCCTGGcctgcctcccctcaccccagccccgaGTTCAGCTTCTCCCGTGACTCAGCCCACCACATTCTCCGCCCCGATCCCCAGCAGAAGCTACACACCCCTGAGTCCCACAGCATCCAAGCCCCCCACGATTCCCGAATGGGACGGCAGAGAAAGGGTGACCCCGCCGCTTTCTGAACGGATCCAACTCTCCATCCGTTTCGTGAATGATACCTCCATCCAAGTCGGCTGGCTCTCTCTCTTCACTGTGATGGCTTACAAGCTCACGTGGGTGAAAATGGGCCACAGTTTGGTGGGGGGCATCGTTCAGGAACGCATCGTCAGCGGCGAGAAGCAGCATCTGAGCCTGGTAAATCTGGAGCCCAGATCCACCTATCGGATTTGTTTAGTGCCCCTGGATGCGTTTAACTACCGAGCTGTAGAAGACACCATTTGTTCGGAGGCCACCACCCATGACTCCTATGTGAACAATGGCAGCAACACGGCTTCCAGCCACGAACAGACGACTTCCCACAGCTTGGGCTCCCCTTTTCTGCTGGCGGGCCTGATCGGGGGCGCCGTGATATTCGTGCTTGTGGTCCTGCTCAGTGTCTTTTGCTGGCACATGCACAGAAAGGGGCGCTACACCTCCCAGAAGTGGAAATACAACCGAGGCAGGCGGAAAGATGACTACTGTGAGGCGGGCACGAAGAAGGACAATTCCATCCTGGAGATGACAGAGACCAGTTTCCAGATCGTCTCCTTAAATAACGATCAGCTCCTTAAAGGAGATTTCAGACTGCAGCCCATTTACACCCCAAATGGGGGCATTAATTACACAGACTGCCATATCCCCAACAACATGCGATACTGCAACAGCAGCGTGCCAGACCTGGAGCACTGCCATACGTGA